The genome window CGGGCTGCGGGGATGGGGGCTGTGGCCGGGGGCGATGCTCCATGCCGTGATGACCGTATGGTGCATCGCGAGCTTTCGGCGGCAGAGTTCCAGCCCGTTGGGTGGTTGAGCCACCGGGGCATCCGCTATCACTGCGTCACTTCTTCTGGCCTGTTGTCCGCCTGCACGACACGGAACCTCGCGATGAGTCTTTCACGTCTGACGCGGAGAGAGTCTTTGCATCTCCTGGCGGCCGCTTCGGGGCTCTCGCTGGGGGCGGTCCCGCGGCCGGTTGTCGCCGCGACTCCGCTCGAGGAGGCGTTCGACAAGCTCGTGCGGGCCGAAGGCTTCACGGACGATGCGCCCGGACTGGCCGTGATGGCCCGCCGGGGGGATGCCGCGCCGTTCTTTCGCTGCGTCGGACTGGCGCGGATCAAGGACCGTCGGCCGGTGACGCCGCAGACGATGTTCGAGCTGGCGTCGGTCTCCAAGACCATGACCGCCTCGGCGATCCTGCTGCTGCACGACCGCAAGACGCTGTCGGTCACGGACGACGTTCGTAAGCACCTGCCGGAACTCCCTCCGACGGAGAAGAACGCGCCGATCCGCATCCGCGACCTGCTCCAGCACACCTCGGGACTGGCGTCCTACATGGATCTCGCCGATGTCCCCGCGCGGAACAAGGATTACTGGATCAACGACGACTATGTGGGGGAGTTCGCGCGGCAGAAGGTCCCGGCCCTCTTCGCCGCGGGGGCCCGGCACGAGTACAACAACACGAACTACCTGCTGCTGGCGGTCATCGTGGCCCGGGCGACCAGGAAGCGGTTCGGCGAGTTCCTCCGCGAGGCGATCTTCGACCCCGCGGGGATGAAGACCGCCTTCGTCTCCGAGGGGCCGGGGAGCGTCCCCGCGCGGGCCGGTCGCGTCGACGCCATCGGGTACTCGAAGGAGGAGGGGGCCTGGGAAGAGCAGTGGGCTCTGCCGCCGGATCGGACCGAGACGTTACTCACCTGCGGCGACGGCGCGATCTGGTGCAGTGCCGAAGACATGGCGGCCTGGGACGCGTTCCTGCATTCCGGCCGGTTGCTCAAGCCCGCGACGGTCCAGATGGCCCTCACCCCGGCCAAGACCCGCGACGGCAAGTTCCATTCGTACGGCCTGGGCTGGGGGCTGTACTTCGAGGGGAGCCGCAAGGCGACTGGCTACGGGCACAGCGGCGGCTGGGGTGGGTTCGGGACCTACTACTGGCACGACCTGCTGACGAAGCGGACGATCGTGATGCTCGGCAACGGGCGGCCGCTCGACATGGACAAGTTCTGGGAGTCGCTGACGGATCTCTTCAACAAGCACGGCGACGCGTAGCCGGACCGTAGCCAGGGCCGGGGGGGCGATCCCATCCGAGGGCCGCGCTCATGGCGGTCCGGGTTGTCCTCAGAAAATAAAAAAACCCGGCAACAACGAATCCACCGGGGGGCTGGGGACTCAAGCTGTTAGCCGGGGGCGATGGGCGGGTTGTAACGGTCCCTGTCCGGTGATCCTAGACCAGTTGTCATCCCGCCTCGTCGTACCCGCAGGTTCTGCCGGTTTGCGTTTCCGGCCACCTTTCCCGCATGCCCCGTCAGGCCGATGTCGCCCATGAGAACCAGTCGCCGATCCAGTCCAGGGAGTTGGGGGAGAACCGTTCCTGGAACTCCAGCGGGACGCGGGTGCCATCGGGGCGAATCGCTTCGGCGGTGATGGTGACATCCACCGGGGCGTGGCGGGGGAGGGCGTCCAGGATGTGCACGAAGACTTCCTGGCCGTCGTGTCCCTCTTCGAACCGCTCGACCGTCTGGCGCGGTGTGATGGTGCGTTCCGGTTGCGTCTCATACCGGATCCGGACCTCCCGGACCTCGAGCGCCTCGAACTGCCGCTGCGCGTCTTCGACCCGCAGCGTGAGATCTTAGGGGGGCCGCTGGTACTCCAGGTGTAGGAGAAACGGCACGTCGACAGGCTCGCTCTGCAGGAATCGGGACGGACCGGTTGAGATCGTCCCCTTGAGGCCCTCGTCCGTCGACGCCGCTTGGGCTCCGCCTGCGAGCGATCTCGTCGAGATGGCCGCGCATCCGCCTGAGATCATGCTCGCCATCGCTGCCAGAACAACCGCGAATCGAGGCATGACCCTGGTGCCGGAGACTGTGTTGCGGATGGGATGCCCGATCCCATACCAGATCGACCGCCGTTGCCGAAGGGGATGGACTGTTTGTGCGACCAACCCCTTCGGTGCCGGCCAATGCTGCCGAAGAAAGGCCCAAGGACCCGGAGGCACTTCCATGAGGAACCGTGGTACGCAACGGACGTCCCCTTTGTGATGCCGGCGCTGGGGAATCCACGCTCGGTGCGGATTCCCCGCGGGTTGGTGTGGGGGCATACGGCACCGTGTCCGCGCTTGGATACGGTCTCCTTCAGACATCCCTCGACGAGAGGGCCTCCGGCGGGCAAGGGGGCGTTGCCCCCTTGCATCCCCCACCAGGGGTACCCCCTGGACCCCGGTAATTTGGGCGAGCGGGCGGCCTTTGGGAGGCTCGCCTTTCTCCGGGTGCGGCACCGGGAATTCTCTGGCTGTTCGAACGACCGGCGAACGACATCCTTCCTTCAGGCATCCGCCAGGCACATGCCCCCGCCAGCCCCGGCGGTCAATGTGCCACCGATTCAGTACGATCGCCTCCGCACCCACTTCATCGCCCGAGAGACGTGCAGGACTCCCCGCACGATCCATTCCGGAACCCTTCCATGCCGACCCCCGGCGACCACCTCCGCCCCCTCAACGGGGGACTGACCGCACTGCTTCGCGGTCAGCGGGAAGCGCTCGAAACGGCGATGAACGGCCAGCCCCTCCCGGCGTCGCTCGGCATCCTGGTCCGCACCACCGTCGAGCAGCTCGGGCCGGAGACCCGCGCGGCGTTCTACCTCGCGAACGAAGACGGGACCGCGCTCCATCACGCCGTCGGGATGCCGGACGATTACGCCGCGGTCGTGGACGGGTTCAGGATCGGTCCCGAGTCGCTGGCCTGCGGGCTCGCGACCGCGACCGGCGAACCGGTCCTCACCACCGACGTCATGACCGACCCCCGCTGGGAACCGTGGCGCGAGGTCGCCCAGCGGTTCGACTATCGCGGCTGCTGGAGCTTTCCGATCCGCACGACGACGGGAAACGTCGTCGGCACCCTGGCGATCTACTCCCGCCAGCCGCGTGAGGCGACCGAGCAGGACCGGGAGCTGGCCTCCCTCATCACCCACACCGCCTCCGTCATCCTCTCCCGGCACAAGGAAGCCGAAGCCCGCCGGCAGGCCGAACACGCCCTCCGCCAGAGCGAGGAAAAGTATCGCAGCCTGTTCGACTCGCTCGATGAAGGGTTCTGCCTGATCGAGGTTCTGTTGGACGCAGCGGGAAGGGCCTCCGACTACCGCTTTCTCGAAACGAACCCGGCGTTCGCACGGCACACCGGTCTGAAGGACGCCGTCGGAAGGACCATCCGGGAGCTCGTGCCCGATCACGACGCCCATTGGTTCGAGATCTACGGAGAGATTGCGCGGACGGGCGAGCCGCGGCGGTTCGAGATGCCCGCCGAGGCTCTCGGGCGGTTCTACGACGTGTATGCGTTTCGCGTGGGGCCGCCGCACGAGCGGCGCGTCGCGGTCCTGTTCAACGACATCAACGACCGGAGGCGGGCCGACATCGCTCTCCGGGAAAGCGAGGAGAAGTACCGGTTGCTGTTCGAATCGATCAACGAGGGGTTCGCGATCCTCGAGACGATTCGGGACGATCGGGGGCGGCTCGTCGATCTGGTCTATCGCGAAGTCAACCCGGTCTTTGCCCGCCTGACCGGCTTTCAGGTCCAGCCCGGGCAGCGGGTCCTCGAGGTCCTGCCGGACATCGAGGACCACTGGCTCGCCTACTACGACCGCGTGTCGTCGACCGGCGTGCCGGAGGTGGTCGAGGACTACAACCGCGATTCCGACCGCTGGTATCGGACGAACGCCAATCGCGTCGGCGGCGCGGGGAGCCCGCTCATCTCCGTCGTGTTCGAGGACATCTCCGTGCGGAAGCGGGCGGAAGCGGTCCTGCGGGGGACCCAGGAGCGGCAGGCCTTTCTCCTGCGGCTCAGCGACGCGATCCGACCGTTGAACGACGCCGTGGAGATGCAGAGGGAGGCGATGCGGCTCCTGGCCGAGCACTTGAAGGTCGCGGTTGCTTCATACTTTGAGCTGGACTCCGACGAGGACGGATTCGTCCAGGCGGCCGGGTACGAAGACGGCAGCATCCGGCTCCCCGACCGGATGCGGATGTCCGACTACGGTGCCGATATCGTGGCGAACTACCGCGCGGGGCGGACCATCGTGGTGGTGGACACGGAAGCCGACCCGCGGTTCGAGTCGCAGCGGGAGGCCTACCGGACGATCGGCGTGCGGGCGTGGGTTGGTGTGCCGCTGGTCAAGGAGGGGCGGCTCCTTGTCGTCCTGGGAGTGCTGGAGCGAACGCCCCGGGACTGGAGCGGCGCGGAGGTGCAGCTGTTCGAAGAAGTCGCCGAACGGACCTGGGCCGCGGCCGAGCGGGCCCGGACAGAGACGGCGCTGCGGGAGAGCGAGTCGCGGCTGCGGCTGGCCCTCGCCGCCGCCCGGATGGGGATCTGGTCGTGGGAGGTCTCCGGCGATGATCACGTCCGGGACGCCAATCTGAATCGTCTGCTCGGACTGGAGCCGGTGCAGACGACCCGGCCTCTCTCGGAGTTCCTGAGTCACATCCATCCCGAGGACCGGACGCGGGTGGCGGATGCGTTCCAGAACTCCGTGCGGCAGGGGGGGAGTCTCGATGTCGAGTTCCGCGTCGTCTGGCCGGACGGGACGGTCCGCTGGCTGCGGGATCAGGGGGACGTCTTCGGCACCGCCGGGGAGCAGGCGACCCACATGGCGGGGGCCTGCGTGGATGTCACCGAGCGGCGGGAGGCGGTGGATCGTCTTCGCGAACTCAATACGACGCTGGAGTCGCGCGTCGAAGAGCGGACGGAGTCGCTCCGGGCCCTGGCGGTCGAACTGGCCCGGACGGAGCATCGGGAGCGGCGGCGGCTTTCGCACGTCCTGCACGACCATGTGCAGCAACTCCTGGTGGCGGCCAACCTTCACGTGGGGCTGGCGGCGATGGACGCGCGGTCGCCGGATGCGAAGCAGTCGTTCGACCGGGCGCTGGCGGTGATCCAGGAGGCGATTCAGGCGAGCCGAAGCCTGGCGGTCGAGCTCATTCCTCCGCTGCTCGACGACGGAGGGCTGGCGGCGGGGCTGGAGTGGCTGGCGAAGCGGTCGCGCGACAACCTGGGTCTGAAGGTCCAGTTCACCTCGGACGGCACGACGGACGTCGAGGACGCGGACCTGCGGGCGCTGCTGTTCCAGGCGACACAGGAGCTGCTCCTCAACGTGGTGAAGCACGCGAAGGCGACCGAGGCGAGCATCCGGCTCACGCGTCCCGCGGCGGACCAGGTCCGGATCGAGGTGGCGGACCGGGGAGCCGGGTTCCGCAGCCGTCCGACCGAGATCCATCGCGGTTCGCCGGAGTCGTTCGGCCTGTTCAGCATCCGGGAGCGGGTCCGGCATCTCGGGGGCGGGGTGGAGATTGAGACCGCTCCGGAACGCGGTTCGCGGATTCGCGTGACCGTTCCCGTCAAGTTGCCGGAGCCGCCGCCGCCGGTGACGCCCGCAGCGAGGGGGCCGCATGGGCCGGAGACGCCGGAGGAGAATGTGATCCGCATCCTGGTGGTCGACGATCACAAGATCCTTCGCGAGGGGCTCATCTTTGTGTTGAACCGGGAGCCCGGTTTCAAAGTGATCGGAGAGGCGGCGGATGGGCCGCGGGCGATCGAGCTGGCGGGGGAACTCGCTCCCGACGTGGTGCTGATGGATGTCAGTCTGCCGGGGATGACGGGGGTGGCGGCGACGCAGCGGGTGATGGCGGCGTCGCCGGAGGTGCGGGTGATCGGGCTGTCGGCGCACGACGATCCGTCGGTACGGCAGGCGATGCGGGAGGCAGGGGCGGTGGAGTATTTCACGAAGGGTGGCCCGTCAGCGCAGTTGATCGCGTCGATCCGGTCGGTCGTGAGTCAGAGCTGAGCTCCGGATTCAAAGCGAGCGAAAGAGCCCCGCGTCCAGGGCGGGAAGCGCTGGCCGCCGGAGGCGTTTCCCTGTCGAACAGTGCCGGCGAAAGAGGGCGTCCGAGTCGAAGGAGGTCACCCGAGGCGGTGATCCGCAGACGTCACGCGTCCGTTCACTTGGAGTCGTCCACAAACCCGGTGGACGGTGTGGTCGTGGAGCTCTTCGCGTTCTTCTTCGACGCCGATTGTCGAAAGCGCACGAAGTAAAGCGTGGCCTTGGATCGCCTCTCCTCGGGTGGCTTTTTAGAGAATCGGACTCTTCATCCAGTCAACAGTTGAAGGTCATTGACTGTTCACATGGAGAAGAGGTAATGTCACGCCAACCGCCTCAGCGGGCATCTCCGGGCGGCATTTCTTCAGATCCTTTCGCATCGTTCGTTCCAACTTCCAGCCAGAATTTCGGGCGAGGCCGTCATGAACTTGCAACCCAGGCGGCTGCGCCGTTCGTCGTATCTGTTGTTTGTATCTGTGATCGTTCTCGGGGCCTGCAGTCGGGCACCCGAGCCCCCCCTGACGCCGCCGGGCAAATCGGTCGAAGACGCGGCAAACTCCATGTCCACCGCTGAAAAGAAACCGGGCTCCGCCGCGAAGAAGTGATCTCGCGCTCAGCCCGCCAGGCTTTTGTCACGTTTCGGTTCGCTTTTCTTTGGTTCGCTGGCCCGTCGCATGTTGCGGCCCGCCCGGATCGAAAAGGGTCTCTGCGCGCGGAGCTGAATTATGAAAGTGCCATCGAGTCGGTCGAAGGGATTCACGCTGATTGAACTGCTGGTTGTCATCGCGATCATTGCCGTCCTGGTTGCCATTCTGCTGCCCGCCGTGCAGCAGGCCCGCGAAGCGGCCCGGGCTAGTCAGTGTAAGAACAATCTCAAGCAGCTCGGAGTGGCGCTGCACAACTACCACGAGTCTCATGGAGTCTTTCCCCCGGGGCAGATCCGGGGATGGAACGGCACGCACGAGAAAGGGAACGGGTTCAGCTGGGGAGCGATGATCCTGCCGCATATGGATCAGGCGGCTCTCTACAACAAGCTCGAACCGACGGTTCCCATTTTTGAAGGGACGAACAAGACGACGATTCTGGC of Planctomyces sp. SH-PL14 contains these proteins:
- a CDS encoding serine hydrolase domain-containing protein, which encodes MSLSRLTRRESLHLLAAASGLSLGAVPRPVVAATPLEEAFDKLVRAEGFTDDAPGLAVMARRGDAAPFFRCVGLARIKDRRPVTPQTMFELASVSKTMTASAILLLHDRKTLSVTDDVRKHLPELPPTEKNAPIRIRDLLQHTSGLASYMDLADVPARNKDYWINDDYVGEFARQKVPALFAAGARHEYNNTNYLLLAVIVARATRKRFGEFLREAIFDPAGMKTAFVSEGPGSVPARAGRVDAIGYSKEEGAWEEQWALPPDRTETLLTCGDGAIWCSAEDMAAWDAFLHSGRLLKPATVQMALTPAKTRDGKFHSYGLGWGLYFEGSRKATGYGHSGGWGGFGTYYWHDLLTKRTIVMLGNGRPLDMDKFWESLTDLFNKHGDA
- a CDS encoding GAF domain-containing protein is translated as MPTPGDHLRPLNGGLTALLRGQREALETAMNGQPLPASLGILVRTTVEQLGPETRAAFYLANEDGTALHHAVGMPDDYAAVVDGFRIGPESLACGLATATGEPVLTTDVMTDPRWEPWREVAQRFDYRGCWSFPIRTTTGNVVGTLAIYSRQPREATEQDRELASLITHTASVILSRHKEAEARRQAEHALRQSEEKYRSLFDSLDEGFCLIEVLLDAAGRASDYRFLETNPAFARHTGLKDAVGRTIRELVPDHDAHWFEIYGEIARTGEPRRFEMPAEALGRFYDVYAFRVGPPHERRVAVLFNDINDRRRADIALRESEEKYRLLFESINEGFAILETIRDDRGRLVDLVYREVNPVFARLTGFQVQPGQRVLEVLPDIEDHWLAYYDRVSSTGVPEVVEDYNRDSDRWYRTNANRVGGAGSPLISVVFEDISVRKRAEAVLRGTQERQAFLLRLSDAIRPLNDAVEMQREAMRLLAEHLKVAVASYFELDSDEDGFVQAAGYEDGSIRLPDRMRMSDYGADIVANYRAGRTIVVVDTEADPRFESQREAYRTIGVRAWVGVPLVKEGRLLVVLGVLERTPRDWSGAEVQLFEEVAERTWAAAERARTETALRESESRLRLALAAARMGIWSWEVSGDDHVRDANLNRLLGLEPVQTTRPLSEFLSHIHPEDRTRVADAFQNSVRQGGSLDVEFRVVWPDGTVRWLRDQGDVFGTAGEQATHMAGACVDVTERREAVDRLRELNTTLESRVEERTESLRALAVELARTEHRERRRLSHVLHDHVQQLLVAANLHVGLAAMDARSPDAKQSFDRALAVIQEAIQASRSLAVELIPPLLDDGGLAAGLEWLAKRSRDNLGLKVQFTSDGTTDVEDADLRALLFQATQELLLNVVKHAKATEASIRLTRPAADQVRIEVADRGAGFRSRPTEIHRGSPESFGLFSIRERVRHLGGGVEIETAPERGSRIRVTVPVKLPEPPPPVTPAARGPHGPETPEENVIRILVVDDHKILREGLIFVLNREPGFKVIGEAADGPRAIELAGELAPDVVLMDVSLPGMTGVAATQRVMAASPEVRVIGLSAHDDPSVRQAMREAGAVEYFTKGGPSAQLIASIRSVVSQS